In a genomic window of Thermoproteus tenax Kra 1:
- a CDS encoding NAD(P)/FAD-dependent oxidoreductase: protein MEHSVIRQYLSRLKTLDAYIGRFDVVIVGAGPAGLFAAYELAEAGGLRIALIDGGLRASQRVCPLQTPLEKCTFCVPCHIMYGVGGAGTLSSGLINLRPDVGGDLHELVGDWDKAAALINYIDSIFVKFGAPDNMYEPNMEAIQKLSTIAARVNARIIPIRQRHMGTDGSRKVVESITQYLEGRGVSLYTSTWALDVEKNEGGFVVKTNRGVLQAPALLLAPGRGGAEWLVNTIKKLGAELSYGPIDIGVRVEVPYQVMRPLTDAVHDPKVILYTSKYDDKVRTFCTNPRGFVVKEVYSDGTVGVNGEAYLERKSDNTNFAFLVTLKLTDPMEDTIEYGKSIARLATKLGGGKPLIQRLYDLERGQRSTWERIRRSSISPTLKDVTPGDISLALPHRVVEDIIEGLKKLDELAPGVASPQTLIYAPEIKFYSARPAVDKDLQTTVRGLFVAGDGAGLSRGINVAAATGVIAARGILKYLSGKG, encoded by the coding sequence ATGGAGCATTCGGTGATAAGGCAGTATCTATCCCGCCTCAAGACTCTGGACGCGTATATTGGGAGATTTGATGTCGTTATAGTTGGAGCGGGGCCCGCGGGGCTCTTCGCCGCATACGAGCTGGCCGAGGCCGGAGGCCTAAGGATCGCCCTAATTGACGGCGGCCTGAGGGCTTCGCAGAGGGTCTGTCCACTGCAGACTCCTCTCGAGAAGTGTACCTTCTGTGTGCCGTGCCACATAATGTATGGAGTGGGCGGGGCGGGGACCCTCAGCTCCGGCTTGATCAATCTTAGGCCCGATGTGGGCGGAGATCTCCACGAGCTGGTGGGAGATTGGGACAAAGCCGCGGCTCTGATAAACTACATAGACTCTATATTTGTAAAATTTGGAGCGCCCGACAACATGTACGAGCCCAACATGGAGGCTATACAGAAGCTTTCCACTATCGCGGCGAGGGTCAACGCCAGGATAATCCCGATAAGGCAGCGCCATATGGGCACCGATGGATCCCGGAAGGTCGTTGAGTCCATTACTCAATATCTAGAGGGAAGGGGGGTCTCTCTGTACACCTCTACGTGGGCTCTCGACGTCGAGAAGAACGAGGGGGGCTTCGTGGTCAAAACTAACAGGGGGGTCCTCCAAGCCCCCGCTCTCCTATTGGCCCCAGGGAGAGGCGGCGCTGAGTGGTTGGTCAACACTATCAAGAAGTTGGGCGCCGAGCTGTCCTACGGCCCCATTGATATAGGCGTAAGAGTCGAGGTGCCCTACCAGGTCATGAGGCCTCTGACGGATGCCGTCCATGACCCTAAAGTCATATTGTATACCTCAAAATACGACGACAAAGTGAGGACTTTCTGTACGAACCCCAGAGGCTTCGTGGTGAAGGAGGTGTACTCAGACGGCACAGTGGGGGTGAACGGCGAGGCGTATCTGGAGAGGAAGAGCGACAACACCAACTTCGCCTTCTTAGTGACGCTGAAACTGACCGACCCCATGGAGGACACCATAGAGTATGGAAAATCTATAGCACGTCTTGCGACCAAGCTGGGAGGCGGCAAGCCGTTGATACAGCGCCTCTACGACTTAGAGAGAGGCCAGCGCTCTACGTGGGAGCGCATAAGGAGGTCGAGCATATCGCCCACGTTGAAGGACGTAACTCCAGGCGATATCTCCCTCGCCCTCCCTCACAGAGTAGTTGAGGACATCATAGAGGGGCTGAAAAAACTCGACGAGCTGGCGCCGGGCGTGGCGAGCCCTCAGACGTTGATATATGCCCCGGAGATAAAGTTCTACTCGGCCCGGCCCGCCGTCGATAAAGACCTCCAGACCACCGTGAGGGGCCTCTTCGTCGCCGGCGATGGGGCCGGTCTGTCCCGCGGCATAAATGTGGCCGCGGCAACCGGGGTGATCGCCGCCAGAGGTATACTCAAGTATCTATCGGGCAAGGGCTAG
- a CDS encoding DUF1286 domain-containing protein: protein MKLATHAVFTAGTLALILRAVGVEPWRALWEAWAVSILANVVIDFLGHRGRRRSPLTHTPLRSLAWGALSSAPAVYLAHSYLPLLAGALAGPLHLALDVVTEHGIYICNPKCRRFALAHVRYNDPLANALAVLLGIGSMYLALAR, encoded by the coding sequence GTGAAGCTGGCGACACACGCGGTGTTCACAGCAGGGACCCTCGCCTTGATCTTGCGGGCAGTCGGCGTAGAGCCGTGGCGTGCGCTGTGGGAGGCGTGGGCCGTGTCCATCCTCGCGAACGTCGTCATAGACTTTCTGGGACACCGCGGAAGGCGGAGGTCCCCTCTCACGCACACTCCTCTGCGCTCGCTCGCGTGGGGAGCGTTGTCGTCGGCGCCCGCCGTCTATTTGGCCCACTCCTACCTCCCTCTGTTGGCCGGGGCGTTGGCGGGCCCTCTGCATTTGGCGTTAGATGTTGTGACTGAGCACGGGATCTATATCTGCAATCCAAAATGTCGTAGGTTCGCGTTGGCTCATGTGAGGTACAACGACCCTCTGGCGAACGCCCTCGCCGTCCTCCTGGGGATAGGCTCGATGTACCTAGCCCTTGCCCGATAG
- a CDS encoding pelota family protein → MQIAVNRRRRTIVVVPERGDDLYFVYLLVDRGDVVRGWTVREYKPEGAKEGQRIKVYLAVRVEALEYHKFRGSLRIRGVVVEAQQDLEGVKGRRHTFDVLPGREIEIEKPEGYPMELVDEVARLAAASMPRALLVSVDDEEAAIAYVTALGVEILAVLENRRGRGDAAESKQEALGPFLKDVAKVAEQYRVRLKPDRVVLAGPHLYIDMLSSFLKGVLSPQSSGGVAGVYEFQRSGKFEELRRALGSEAMDELMRTASDRPELIAVGIEAVAEAAREGRVRLLLVVDQELKEMAEQLSEILRLVFAAKGEIKIVPAEGEAGERLKAMGGVAAVLRY, encoded by the coding sequence GTGCAGATAGCTGTGAATAGGAGGAGGCGGACTATAGTAGTAGTCCCCGAGAGGGGGGACGACCTCTACTTTGTCTACCTCTTGGTGGATAGGGGGGATGTAGTGAGGGGCTGGACAGTCCGGGAGTACAAGCCTGAGGGAGCCAAGGAGGGCCAGAGGATAAAGGTCTATCTAGCCGTCAGAGTGGAGGCGCTGGAGTATCATAAATTTAGAGGCAGCCTCAGAATACGCGGCGTAGTAGTGGAGGCCCAACAAGACCTCGAGGGAGTGAAAGGGAGGAGACATACGTTCGACGTATTGCCGGGAAGAGAGATAGAGATTGAGAAGCCCGAGGGCTACCCAATGGAGCTCGTCGACGAGGTGGCGCGGCTCGCGGCGGCCTCGATGCCCCGCGCACTGTTGGTCTCTGTGGACGACGAGGAGGCGGCTATCGCCTACGTCACGGCCCTCGGCGTGGAGATCTTGGCGGTGTTGGAGAACAGGCGCGGCAGAGGGGATGCGGCCGAATCTAAACAAGAGGCCCTGGGCCCCTTCCTTAAAGATGTAGCTAAGGTCGCAGAACAGTACAGAGTCAGGCTCAAGCCGGACAGAGTGGTTCTTGCGGGACCTCACCTCTACATCGATATGTTGTCCTCCTTCCTCAAGGGAGTTCTGTCTCCGCAGTCCTCCGGCGGCGTAGCGGGAGTCTACGAGTTCCAGAGGAGCGGAAAATTTGAGGAGCTCAGAAGGGCGTTGGGATCGGAGGCCATGGACGAACTGATGAGGACGGCCTCGGACAGACCGGAGCTAATCGCCGTGGGGATAGAGGCGGTGGCCGAGGCGGCCAGAGAGGGGAGGGTCCGGCTCCTCTTGGTGGTCGACCAAGAACTGAAGGAGATGGCGGAACAGCTCAGCGAGATCCTGAGGTTGGTCTTTGCTGCCAAGGGGGAGATCAAGATAGTGCCCGCCGAGGGCGAGGCCGGCGAGAGGCTAAAGGCCATGGGGGGCGTAGCGGCGGTCCTTCGATATTAA
- a CDS encoding dihydrodipicolinate synthase family protein, producing the protein MRLEGVIAATVTPFTKDGVNYEALKLLLERLASQGYGLFPSSSTGEVTKLKPEERIRVAELAVDVARGRVPVIAGTGTGDHLSTIEMARKYKDVGVDAVLVTPPYYIQGDWAGIYAFYKKVLDAVDVPVVLYTIPLAVGYNIPAEVFDLVTTEYSNVVAVKDSSGDFRYHMELIYLIGNRTSVLQGVDMFFVPSLIVGARGGILGGPNFLGQLPLRLYHMVKEGRIAEAVEIHQKLMELWRFMGGCGLTGKLGGKWPTLYKVATQLVTGIDMGPPREPLPPVDDKDKAELKRILDKLAPLYR; encoded by the coding sequence ATGAGGCTCGAGGGGGTCATTGCTGCCACCGTAACGCCGTTTACTAAGGACGGCGTAAACTACGAGGCCCTCAAGCTTCTCTTGGAGCGCCTTGCGTCGCAGGGCTACGGCCTGTTTCCCTCCTCCTCCACGGGCGAGGTGACGAAGCTCAAGCCCGAGGAGAGAATAAGGGTGGCCGAGCTCGCCGTAGATGTCGCCAGAGGCAGAGTGCCCGTCATAGCGGGGACTGGGACCGGCGACCACCTCAGCACGATCGAGATGGCGAGGAAGTATAAAGACGTCGGAGTAGACGCAGTCCTGGTCACTCCGCCCTACTATATCCAAGGCGATTGGGCGGGCATATACGCGTTCTATAAAAAGGTCTTGGACGCAGTAGACGTCCCAGTGGTTCTCTACACAATACCTCTGGCCGTCGGCTACAATATACCCGCCGAGGTCTTCGACTTAGTTACGACGGAATACAGCAACGTAGTTGCCGTTAAAGACAGCTCGGGGGACTTCAGATACCACATGGAGTTGATCTACTTAATAGGCAATAGGACTTCGGTCCTACAGGGAGTCGATATGTTCTTCGTCCCCAGCTTGATTGTCGGCGCTAGGGGCGGCATACTGGGCGGGCCAAACTTCTTGGGCCAGCTCCCGCTGAGGCTGTACCACATGGTGAAAGAGGGCAGAATAGCCGAGGCTGTGGAGATACATCAGAAGCTCATGGAGCTCTGGAGGTTCATGGGCGGGTGCGGCCTGACTGGGAAGCTCGGCGGAAAGTGGCCCACGCTATACAAAGTGGCGACGCAGCTGGTCACTGGGATAGACATGGGTCCGCCGAGGGAGCCCCTCCCGCCGGTCGACGACAAAGACAAGGCCGAGCTCAAGAGGATCTTGGACAAGCTGGCGCCCCTCTATAGATAG
- a CDS encoding ACT domain-containing protein, whose protein sequence is MDLVVVSVLGADRVGIVAGIANVLARHNANIVDIAQTVIRDIFSMIMLVDISKADVDIARLRQELEEAAKGLGVIVAVHHIDVFRYMQRI, encoded by the coding sequence GTGGACCTAGTTGTGGTTTCCGTCCTGGGCGCGGACCGCGTCGGAATAGTGGCGGGAATAGCCAACGTCTTGGCTAGACACAATGCGAATATAGTCGATATAGCCCAGACAGTCATCAGAGACATCTTTTCAATGATAATGTTGGTGGACATCTCCAAGGCAGACGTAGATATAGCGCGGCTCAGGCAGGAGCTTGAGGAGGCCGCCAAAGGGCTCGGGGTAATAGTCGCAGTGCACCATATAGACGTCTTCAGATATATGCAAAGGATATGA
- a CDS encoding PFL family protein — MRLFAPEEIGEVLEMIMFRELDIRAVTLSVNTLPAMRGDVESTISALRELLKPYLERFRPAVDKIADKLGVRIVTARLAVSPVSIMLEPLGKSDDGVEIARALDELAEAYGVDMVGGFSAFVHGGSSRGDRALIGALPAALNSTKRLSGFVNAASTSTGINMDAVVEAARAILQMRPEAAARFAVTANVPEDVPFMPAAHHGLGLPDAVVNVAVSGPGVIETVVRSLGNADLRSLHDAIKRAAFKITRLGELVGREVAREIGVKFGAVDLSVAPSPKVGDSVAGILEAIGLPRAGAPGSVFALSLFVDAVKKGGAMAASTIGGLSGAFIPVSEDALMAKAAEEGSLSFDALKAMSAVCNTGIDMAGIPGDTPPEVVAALVADIMALATALDKPLGVRLVPVPGGRPGDSYDLGGLYGRVVVMDVGRYKEIPVVRRGGVAPPGVWRLRAG, encoded by the coding sequence ATGAGGCTGTTCGCGCCCGAGGAGATAGGGGAGGTCCTAGAGATGATAATGTTCAGAGAGCTCGACATAAGGGCCGTCACTCTGAGCGTGAACACATTGCCGGCCATGCGGGGCGATGTGGAGTCCACCATATCTGCCCTGAGGGAGCTCCTTAAGCCCTACCTAGAGCGTTTCAGACCCGCCGTAGATAAAATAGCAGACAAACTTGGAGTCAGGATTGTGACGGCGCGCCTCGCCGTGAGCCCCGTCAGCATTATGTTGGAGCCATTGGGGAAGTCCGACGACGGCGTCGAGATAGCTAGGGCTCTGGACGAACTGGCCGAGGCCTACGGAGTGGACATGGTAGGCGGCTTCTCGGCCTTCGTCCACGGAGGATCCTCCCGCGGAGATCGGGCGCTCATCGGCGCGCTCCCGGCCGCCTTGAACTCGACCAAAAGGCTCAGCGGCTTCGTGAACGCAGCCTCCACCTCGACTGGGATAAATATGGACGCCGTAGTGGAGGCGGCGCGCGCTATACTCCAGATGAGGCCCGAGGCCGCGGCGCGCTTCGCCGTGACCGCCAATGTGCCCGAGGACGTCCCCTTCATGCCCGCCGCCCACCACGGCCTCGGCCTGCCCGACGCCGTAGTTAACGTGGCCGTGAGCGGGCCCGGCGTCATCGAGACCGTAGTGAGGAGCTTGGGCAACGCAGACTTGAGGTCGTTGCACGACGCCATAAAGAGGGCGGCTTTCAAGATAACGAGGCTGGGCGAGCTCGTGGGCAGAGAGGTGGCGCGGGAGATAGGCGTCAAGTTCGGCGCAGTGGATCTCTCCGTGGCTCCGTCGCCTAAGGTGGGAGACAGTGTAGCCGGAATCCTCGAGGCCATCGGTCTCCCGAGGGCCGGCGCTCCCGGCTCTGTCTTTGCCCTCTCGTTGTTCGTCGACGCAGTCAAGAAGGGGGGAGCCATGGCCGCTTCAACTATCGGAGGATTGAGCGGCGCCTTTATACCTGTGAGCGAGGACGCCTTGATGGCCAAGGCGGCTGAGGAGGGGTCCTTGAGCTTCGACGCTCTCAAGGCCATGTCCGCCGTGTGTAATACGGGCATAGATATGGCGGGAATCCCTGGCGATACTCCGCCCGAGGTCGTTGCCGCCCTGGTGGCCGACATAATGGCGTTGGCGACCGCGTTGGACAAGCCCTTGGGGGTTAGGCTCGTCCCAGTGCCAGGCGGCAGGCCTGGAGACAGCTACGACTTGGGCGGACTCTATGGGAGGGTGGTCGTGATGGACGTTGGACGATACAAGGAGATACCGGTGGTCAGACGGGGCGGCGTGGCGCCTCCCGGCGTATGGAGGCTGAGAGCTGGCTGA
- a CDS encoding formate--phosphoribosylaminoimidazolecarboxamide ligase family protein, which yields MSGVSISVLASHSALDVLDGAKDEGFKTIAVAKRGRERAYREFPVVDELIVLDDYRDIVKVIDKLKGSVFVPNRSFAVYVGYDAIERDFPVPIFGNRYLLRWEERAGPYNYYRLLDEAGIRRPKTFASPDEVDRPVMVKLPEAERRVERGFFIARDRDDLWRKARRLAERGIIRLDDLSRASIEELVLGAHFNANYFYSPLFKRLELHSFDRRIQSNLDGVYRLPARDQVELDVDVRYVEVGHEPATIRESLLEKVFDIGYRFTEAAARLVKPGVIGPFTLQFLVTPELDLVVYDVAPRIGGGTNAYVGIGGQYSKLYWGRPISVGRRIAIEIKEAIRQNKLEEVTT from the coding sequence ATGTCCGGAGTCTCCATATCGGTCCTCGCCTCTCACAGCGCGTTGGACGTGCTGGACGGCGCCAAGGACGAGGGCTTCAAGACGATCGCGGTGGCCAAAAGAGGGAGGGAGAGGGCATATAGAGAGTTCCCAGTGGTGGACGAGCTCATAGTCCTGGATGACTATAGAGACATAGTGAAGGTGATAGACAAGCTCAAGGGCTCTGTGTTTGTCCCCAACAGGTCCTTCGCAGTGTATGTGGGCTACGACGCCATAGAGAGGGATTTCCCGGTGCCCATATTTGGGAACAGATATCTGCTCCGCTGGGAGGAGAGGGCGGGACCCTACAACTACTACAGGCTGTTGGACGAGGCCGGCATAAGGAGGCCCAAGACGTTTGCGTCGCCCGACGAAGTCGACCGTCCAGTGATGGTCAAGTTGCCCGAGGCCGAGAGGAGGGTGGAGAGGGGGTTCTTTATAGCCAGAGACAGAGACGATCTCTGGCGCAAGGCGAGGCGTTTGGCAGAGAGGGGCATTATAAGGCTCGACGACCTCTCTAGGGCCTCTATAGAGGAGCTCGTGTTAGGCGCCCACTTTAACGCCAACTACTTCTACTCGCCCTTGTTCAAGCGGCTGGAGCTCCACAGTTTCGACAGAAGGATACAGAGCAACCTCGACGGAGTCTACCGACTGCCGGCGAGAGATCAAGTCGAGCTGGACGTGGACGTGAGATACGTCGAGGTCGGCCACGAGCCGGCCACGATAAGAGAGAGCCTCTTGGAGAAGGTATTCGACATAGGCTATCGCTTCACAGAGGCGGCCGCCAGACTCGTGAAGCCTGGGGTGATCGGGCCGTTCACGCTCCAGTTCCTGGTGACACCAGAGCTGGACTTAGTGGTCTACGATGTGGCCCCGAGGATCGGCGGAGGCACTAACGCCTACGTCGGCATTGGAGGCCAGTACTCCAAACTCTACTGGGGCAGGCCCATCTCTGTGGGCAGACGTATAGCGATAGAGATCAAGGAGGCCATTAGGCAAAACAAACTGGAGGAGGTGACCACATGA
- a CDS encoding formate--phosphoribosylaminoimidazolecarboxamide ligase has product MIERLIKGYDLDKLAVATIASHTALHILRGAKLYGFRTIAVARPNTAWFYRQFQFIDEVWEADFSNFRPVAERLSRQNAVLVPHGSYVEYVGWRQALEAPVPTLGVRRLIEIEADQFKKMGLLERAGIPTPRVYNSADEVTGPVIVKLFGAKGGRGYFFARDKRELAERLANLAEPHIIQEYVFGVPAYYHYFASPMYSRVEIFGMDIRYETNVDGRTFGLVEPSFVVVGNLPLVLRESLLPTVQRYGEAFAKAVRETLGEDMKGPYSLESIIKDDMSIVVFEFSGRIVAGTNVYMGVGSPYSVLYFDKPMDMGTRIAHELDEARKRGALERIVS; this is encoded by the coding sequence ATGATCGAGCGTTTGATCAAGGGCTACGACCTCGACAAGTTGGCCGTGGCAACCATTGCCTCGCATACAGCCCTCCACATACTTAGAGGCGCCAAGTTGTACGGCTTTAGAACTATTGCGGTCGCCAGACCCAACACGGCGTGGTTCTACAGACAGTTCCAGTTCATCGACGAGGTGTGGGAGGCCGACTTCTCCAACTTTAGGCCGGTAGCTGAGAGACTATCGAGACAGAACGCAGTCTTGGTCCCCCACGGCTCATACGTCGAGTACGTCGGCTGGAGACAAGCGCTCGAGGCGCCCGTGCCGACTCTCGGCGTCAGGAGGCTTATAGAGATAGAGGCGGACCAGTTCAAAAAGATGGGCTTGTTGGAGAGGGCAGGTATCCCGACCCCGCGGGTGTATAACAGCGCCGACGAAGTCACAGGCCCTGTCATTGTGAAGCTCTTTGGCGCCAAGGGGGGCAGAGGCTACTTTTTCGCTAGAGACAAGAGGGAGCTCGCCGAGAGGCTGGCCAACCTGGCAGAGCCGCACATAATCCAGGAGTACGTCTTCGGCGTTCCGGCTTACTACCACTACTTCGCCTCTCCGATGTACTCCCGCGTTGAGATCTTCGGCATGGACATACGCTATGAGACAAACGTAGACGGCAGGACCTTCGGCCTCGTCGAACCGTCCTTCGTCGTCGTGGGCAACTTGCCCTTGGTTCTGAGGGAGTCCCTCTTGCCGACAGTGCAGAGATATGGCGAGGCATTCGCCAAGGCTGTGCGGGAGACCTTGGGCGAGGATATGAAGGGACCCTACTCCCTCGAGTCCATAATAAAGGACGATATGTCCATAGTGGTGTTTGAGTTCTCTGGGCGCATCGTGGCCGGCACCAATGTGTACATGGGCGTCGGATCGCCCTACTCAGTCCTCTATTTCGATAAGCCCATGGATATGGGGACGCGTATAGCTCACGAGTTGGACGAAGCACGCAAGAGGGGCGCGCTTGAGAGAATAGTCAGTTAG
- a CDS encoding MBL fold metallo-hydrolase, with product MELRKGVLLIKGSPNTLIVEGKYVIDPGNPAERASEIARALGGSQPIVLLTHYHADHLAATPDGALVYAPWGEELLVENTRARLFYTHGVFVPNAVYIGRDLKTAGVVRPGDRISSIEAVDLRGHTLGHLGYYVDGVLYAGDAIFGDAVLKRYGAPYINDVDLFLSSLDKIASLEPEVLVMGHGPVAGSKKRIRELVEANKGAVERALSLLESLLPGDPTSLAVRILRELNAERSWENVLLTTTIVRALLSKLAAEGRAYPDDEGTWHSQPHLR from the coding sequence ATGGAGCTGAGGAAGGGGGTCCTTCTGATCAAGGGATCGCCCAACACGTTGATCGTAGAGGGCAAGTACGTCATTGACCCGGGCAATCCAGCCGAGAGGGCCTCCGAGATCGCGAGGGCGCTCGGCGGGTCTCAGCCTATTGTGCTGTTGACTCACTATCACGCAGACCATCTGGCCGCCACGCCGGACGGCGCCTTGGTCTACGCGCCCTGGGGGGAGGAGCTCTTGGTGGAGAACACGAGGGCCCGTCTCTTTTACACCCACGGCGTCTTTGTGCCTAACGCCGTCTATATCGGCAGAGACCTTAAGACGGCCGGCGTAGTGAGGCCGGGCGATAGAATCAGCAGTATAGAGGCCGTGGATCTGAGGGGACACACTCTGGGGCACTTGGGCTATTATGTTGACGGAGTGTTGTACGCAGGCGACGCCATCTTCGGAGACGCCGTCTTAAAGCGGTACGGAGCCCCCTATATAAACGATGTTGACTTGTTTTTGAGTTCACTGGATAAGATAGCCTCTCTGGAGCCGGAGGTCCTCGTGATGGGCCACGGCCCCGTCGCGGGGAGCAAGAAGAGAATCCGGGAGCTCGTGGAGGCCAACAAAGGCGCTGTAGAGAGGGCTCTCTCGCTCCTTGAATCTCTGCTGCCGGGCGACCCCACCTCGCTCGCCGTGAGGATCTTGAGAGAGTTAAACGCAGAGAGGAGTTGGGAGAATGTGCTCTTGACCACCACTATTGTGAGGGCTCTCCTCAGCAAGCTTGCGGCCGAGGGGAGGGCATACCCTGACGACGAGGGGACGTGGCATAGCCAACCTCATTTACGATAA
- a CDS encoding GTP-dependent dephospho-CoA kinase family protein yields MRCLKLPEERRELFAFPYPITIWRDPPRSVELALAVAGDFGVKKIYTVGDVVTANFLAAGVVPNAAAIDLKTRRREYVEITTRFPHVLKVRNSPGYITEEAWRAVQTAVNNDGTLLLVEGEEDMLSLAFIALASDDSAVVYGHYKGALVIIPVGAYREIKSLLKFLKEC; encoded by the coding sequence GTGAGGTGCCTCAAGTTGCCCGAGGAAAGGCGGGAGCTGTTCGCCTTCCCCTACCCTATAACTATCTGGAGAGACCCTCCGCGCTCCGTGGAGCTGGCTCTGGCAGTGGCCGGCGACTTCGGAGTGAAGAAGATTTACACTGTAGGCGATGTAGTTACTGCGAACTTTCTGGCGGCCGGAGTAGTGCCCAACGCCGCCGCCATCGATCTCAAGACGCGGAGGAGGGAGTATGTGGAGATAACGACGCGTTTTCCCCACGTGCTTAAGGTCAGGAACAGCCCTGGATATATAACGGAGGAGGCGTGGAGAGCTGTGCAGACTGCTGTGAACAACGACGGCACTCTTCTGTTGGTCGAAGGCGAGGAGGATATGCTCTCCCTCGCATTCATAGCGCTGGCTTCAGACGACTCGGCGGTCGTTTACGGCCACTATAAAGGCGCCTTGGTGATAATACCAGTTGGAGCCTATAGAGAGATAAAATCTCTGTTGAAGTTCTTGAAGGAGTGTTAA
- a CDS encoding MBL fold metallo-hydrolase, which produces MKITVLGYGGWISSPWLGYTSLYVETDVKMVLDAGEGTYARMAQCGLPLPDAVFVSHVHGDHILGVPTLLLMARQRGIKLKVIGLASALSSIEKILDAVSMSHLRQHMEPVPIEARGELRLGSTLLKFAPARHSVEAVHIRIEHGGRCLAYSGDTAPNAELEELARGCDVLAHEVSANPGQEAVANAVGHSTTRDAVELAKRAGVKALLPIHFYLFPPSIPPGIDVYVPYTCASIEL; this is translated from the coding sequence ATGAAGATAACCGTACTCGGCTACGGCGGCTGGATCTCAAGTCCCTGGCTCGGCTATACATCGTTGTATGTTGAAACTGATGTGAAGATGGTTTTAGATGCAGGCGAGGGGACCTACGCCCGTATGGCCCAATGCGGGCTCCCCCTTCCAGACGCAGTGTTCGTCTCGCACGTGCACGGAGACCACATTCTGGGCGTGCCGACGTTGCTCCTCATGGCGCGCCAGAGGGGGATCAAGCTTAAAGTGATAGGGCTGGCCTCGGCGTTATCCTCTATTGAGAAGATCCTCGACGCAGTCTCTATGTCTCACCTTAGGCAACATATGGAGCCCGTGCCGATCGAGGCCAGAGGGGAGCTCCGCCTTGGCTCCACATTGCTGAAGTTCGCGCCGGCGCGCCACTCCGTTGAGGCCGTACACATCAGGATCGAGCACGGAGGGAGGTGTCTCGCCTATAGTGGAGATACAGCGCCCAACGCTGAGCTTGAGGAGCTGGCCCGAGGCTGCGATGTCCTGGCCCACGAAGTCTCGGCTAATCCAGGCCAGGAGGCTGTCGCCAACGCCGTGGGCCACAGCACTACGAGGGACGCAGTCGAGTTAGCCAAGAGGGCCGGCGTCAAGGCGCTTCTGCCGATACACTTCTATTTATTTCCGCCGTCTATCCCGCCCGGCATCGACGTCTATGTGCCCTATACCTGCGCCTCAATAGAGCTGTGA